The following coding sequences are from one Clarias gariepinus isolate MV-2021 ecotype Netherlands chromosome 19, CGAR_prim_01v2, whole genome shotgun sequence window:
- the LOC128507320 gene encoding arf-GAP with Rho-GAP domain, ANK repeat and PH domain-containing protein 1 yields the protein MTAPVPKPRARYLLKSSQSASLESNNASLDEPEKDNKISEVTSTEPNGVSHVLSADLPELQKTNGTHGADIVEKFLWPATPPQSPSASDEEEVKSSESMKEGVTSDSSADECPMTPLTPNSDMFFHTVPPKEPYNFTPTESAPPVTNSQSKNIVPVKPRVVKKRSQPLAPKKPRAATIRVSRRKSRAVGNVVQPEENSQRESAVSRSSWLDVWKGRKHNVLWTTFDGQVMSLWKKRSDKFSEYVFHVSSITNVRQQDKGRFFIQFRKKRLEFMAHNDDVKTGWVSSLLMSRGREPLAPPRLHGPMTMKEPRSKVYSAICGHNLWIYNSKEDFNLGLGMTFVSMNVASVKQTGRHSFSLITPYRIFNFSVDSSRDLQTWLDHLNAVIRSALSCSEVALRLWSNPWNKVCADCGSPNPEWASINLLMVICEACAGVHRMMGTNRSKVRSLKLDSKVWTEPLIQLFVLHGNKASNSVWGHNVPVVDQILPDATSERRVAFVQAKYGSGLYRKAHPLAYSQKLLNHRLCEVVCGADVEETLSLLCSGAKVLGEDQRSAITLAENAGQALQTELLRHNEFVETPDFDQQRQTKEQTKLEELHGRLDDERFLFSQETESAACDVLDLREVISVFNQSKGDTHEFEILTLTDVLLCTADTQDMLLNHMMHIVKVVMPGSLLEEELDGVMGVSRLSLREGRKLEHTDVWAMIRPGEILIYSLHTNTPPTPIILNKYTHINVIMLENTVVVTAAEKTVCLQFEREESCSKFHALLQSAASRERKSRQHSLYILPAEVRGRVPPEVQRCISHITLYGLRVEGLYRACGSVVKVAELVEKLREAPDAVTLDTNEVSVLEVAGALKNILRNSTQLITPSERESWARAAAHQDKNKRLDEYHRLVKQLPPDNMVLLSTLFGHLYNVQVHSKVNKMTAHNLAVVFVPMLFDELAMKPVMVHLTKELIINHTRVFLGRDDTPGEDEIITAL from the exons ATGACGGCTCCTGTGCCGAAACCGAGAGCCCGGTACCTGCTGAAGAGTTCACAGAGTGCTTCATTAGAGAG CAATAATGCATCACTGGATGAACCCGAGAAGGACAATAAAATATCTGAAGTCACCAGCACAG AACCCAACGGCGTCTCGCACGTCCTTTCTGCTGATCTTCCTGAACTTCAAAAGACAAATGGCACACATGGAGCAGATATAGTGGAGAAGTTCCTGTGGCCAGCCACGCCTCCTCAAAGCCCCTCTGCGTCTGATGAAGAGGAGGTTAAAAGTTCAGAATCGATGAAGGAGGGCGTGACCTCCGACTCCTCTGCTGACGAGTGCCCCATGACGCCTCTCACCCCAAACTCAGACATGTTCTTTCACACTGTCCCTCCTAAAGAACCTTACAACTTCACCCCGACAGAAAG CGCTCCTCCGGTGACTAATTCTCAGTCTAAAAACATTGTTCCAGTAAAGCCACGAGTGGTAAAAAAACGGAGTCAGCCGCTCGCCCCTAAAAAACCACG CGCTGCCACCATCCGTGTGAGCCGGAGGAAATCAAGAGCAGTGGGAAACGTCGTCCAGCCTGAAGAGAACTCCCAAAGAGAGAGCGCCGTCTCACGCTCCAGCTGGCTGGATGTCTGGAAGGGTCGcaa ACACAATGTGCTGTGGACTACGTTTGACGGTCAGGTGATGTCTCTGTGGAAGAAGCGATCT GACAAGTTTTCCGAGTATGTGTTCCACGTGTCGAGCATCACCAATGTGCGGCAGCAGGACAAAGGACGCTTCTTCATTCAGTTCCGCAAGAAGCGCTTAGAGTTCATGGCTCACAATGACG ATGTGAAGACAGGATGGGTTTCATCGCTTCTCATGTCCCGAGGACGAGAACCGCTAGCGCCTCCTCGACTTCACGGCCCAATGACGATGAAGGAACCACGTAGTAAAGTTTACAGTGCCATCTGTGGACATAACCTGTGGATTTACAACAGCAAAGAG GACTTTAATTTGGGTCTCGGGATGACCTTTGTGTCCATGAATGTGGCGTCAGTGAAGCAGACTGGACGCCACAGCTTCAGCCTCATTACACCGTATAGAATCTTCAA CTTCTCAGTGGACTCGTCACGGGATTTACAGACATGGCTTGATCATTTGAACGCGGTCATCCGCAGTGCCCTGTCCTGCAGTGAGGTGGCGCTGCGCTTGTGGTCCAATCCCTGGAATAAAGTGTGTGCAGACTGCGGCAGTCCAAACCCGGAGTGGGCCTCCATCAACCTGCTGATGGTGATCTGTGAGGCCTGCGCAG GAGTTCATCGCATGATGGGGACCAACAGGTCCAAAGTGCGGAGTCTGAAACTGGACAGTAAAGTGTGGACCGAGCCCCTGATTCAG CTGTTTGTGCTTCACGGGAACAAAGCTAGCAACAGCGTGTGGGGTCACAACGTCCCGGTGGTGGATCAGATCCTCCCTGACGCGACATCAGAACGACGGGTCGCTTTCGTCCAGGCCAAGTACGGCAGCGGGCTTTACCGCAAAGCGCATCCTCTCGCCTACAGCCAGAAGCTGCTCAACCAC AGGttgtgtgaggtggtgtgtggAGCCGACGTGGAGGAGACGCTCTCACTGCTGTGCTCAGGAGCGAAGGTTCTGGGTGAAGATCAGCGCTCAGCCATCACGCTGGCGGAGAACGCAGGACAGGCTCTACAGACCGAGCTGCTCAGACACAACGAGTTCGTGG AAACTCCAGACTTCGACCAACAGAGACAGACGAAAGAGCAGacaa aattagAGGAGCTCCATGGGAGGCTGGATGATGAGCGTTTCCTCTTCTCTCAAGAGACTGAGTCAGCTGCGTGTGATGTTCTCGACCTGAGAGAGGTCATCTCTGTGTTCAATCAGTCCAAAGG tgataCCCATGAGTTTGAGATTCTGACACTGACGGATGTTCTTCTCTGTACTGCGGACACACAAGACATGCTGCTCAATCACATGATGCACATTGtcaag GTGGTGATGCCTGGGTCCCTGTTGGAGGAGGAGCTTGATGGGGTGATGGGCGTGTCCCGTCTGTCTCTGCGAGAGGGGCGTAAACTTGAGCACACGGATGTTTGGGCGATGATCCGACCGGGAGAAATTCTAATCTACtccttacacacaaacacaccaccgACCCCCATCATCCTCaacaagtacacacacatca atgtgatCATGTTGGAGAACACAGTGGTGGTGACCGCAGCAGAGAA GACGGTGTGTCTCCAGTTCGAGCGTGAGGAGAGCTGCAGCAAGTTTCACGCTCTGCTCCAGAGCGCCGCCTCCAGAGAGAGGAAGTCACGGCAGCACTCCCTGTACATACTTCCTGCGGAGGTTAGGGGGCGTGTCCCTCCCGAGGTGCAGCGCTGCATCTCTCACATCACGCTCTACG gcctgAGGGTGGAGGGTCTGTACCGTGCCTGTGGCTCGGTCGTTAAGGTGGCGGAGTTGGTGGAGAAGCTGCGCGAGGCTCCGGACGCCGTCACTCTGGACACAAACGAAGTTTCTGTGCTGGAAGTAGCAGGAGCGCTGAAGAACATCCTCCGTAACTCAACACAACTCATCACTCcgtctgagagagagagctggGCCAGAGCAGCag ctcaCCAAGATAAAAATAAACGACTGGATGAATATCACAGACTGGTGAAACAACTTCCTCCTGACAACATGGTCCTACTGTCCACCCTGTTCGGCCACCTTTACAA tgTGCAGGTCCACAGTAAGGTAAACAAGATGACAGCACATAACCTGGCGGTGGTGTTCGTCCCCATGCTGTTTGACGAGTTGGCCATGAAACCAGTCATGGTACACCTGACGAAAGAGCTGATCATCAATCACACACGCGTCTTCCTG ggaagAGATGACACTCCAGGGGAGGATGAAATTATCACGGCACTGTGA